In the genome of Nerophis lumbriciformis linkage group LG32, RoL_Nlum_v2.1, whole genome shotgun sequence, one region contains:
- the chmp6b gene encoding charged multivesicular body protein 6: MGNLFGKKKQSRVTEQDKAILQLKQQRDKLRQYQKKINLQLEKERLLAKKLLRDGKKERALLLLKKKRYQDQLLDKTEKQISNLERLVQDLEFVQIEKKVLDGLKVGNECLKKMHEVMSIEDVERILDETQDAVDYQRQIDDMLAGSLSQEDEDAVLAELEAITQEDVELPDVPSQQLPEVVEEKAARVHPRKKAELLAA; encoded by the exons ATGGGAAACCTTTTTGGAAAGAAGAAACAAAGTCGAGTGACAGAACAAGACAAGGCTATCTTG CAACTGAAGCAACAGCGAGATAAACTGAGGCAGTACCAGAAAAAGATCAACCTGCAGCTGGAGAAGGAACGACTTCTGGCCAAGAAGCTGCTGAGAGATGGCAAGAAAGA GAGAGCGCTCCTCCTGCTGAAGAAGAAACGTTACCAGGACCAGCTGTTGGACAAGACTGAGAAGCAGATTAGCAACCTGGAGCGTCTG GTGCAGGACCTGGAGTTTGTCCAGATTGAGAAGAAGGTCCTGGACGGCCTCAAAGTGGGAAATGAATGTCTGAAGAAAATGCACGAG GTCATGTCCATTGAAGACGTGGAGCGCATCTTGGACGAAACACAGGATGCTGTGGACTACCAAAGG CAAATTGACGACATGCTGGCTGGCTCCTTGTCCCAAGAGGACGAAGACGCTGTcctggccgagctggaggccatcaCTCAG GAAGACGTGGAGCTTCCTGATGTTCCATCACAGCAACTTCCAGAGGtggtggaggagaaggcag CGAGGGTTCATCCCAGGAAGAAGGCGGAGCTTCTGGCTGCCTGA